From one Euwallacea fornicatus isolate EFF26 chromosome 4, ASM4011564v1, whole genome shotgun sequence genomic stretch:
- the Uck gene encoding uridine-cytidine kinase isoform X2, with protein MSDCKINGVPKLNGMEPHTPFLIGVSGGTASGKSTVCKRIMEKLGQAAIDNKQRQVVCISQDSFYRELTPFEIAKAEKGQFNFDHPDAFNETLIKDTLTDILAGKMVHIPTYDYKNHTLKKDEVLTIYPADVVLFEGILVFYFPEVRKLFHMKLFVDTDSDTRLARRVPRDIKERGRDLDQVLNQYMNFVKPAFEEFCSPTKKFADVIIPRGADNHVAIDLIVHHIKDKIQGRPRENGVCANIQKH; from the exons ATGAGCGATTGTAAAATAAATGGTGTGCCTAAATTGAACGGAATGGAGCCACATACTCCTTTTTTAATCGGAGTCTCTGGAGGTACGGCAAGTGGCAAG AGTACAGTTTGTaaaagaataatggaaaaactaGGACAAGCTGCTATTGACAATAAACAGCGGCAAGTAGTTTGCATATCACAGGACAGCTTTTATCGAGAATTGACACCATTTGAAATTGCCAAAGCTGAAAAAGGTCAATTTAACTTTGATCATCCTGATgcatttaatgaaactttgatAAAAGATACTTTAACTGATATTTTGGCTGGAAAAATGGTCCATATTCCTACTTATGACTACAAAAATCATACTTT gaaaaaagATGAAGTTCTTACAATTTACCCTGCTGATGTTGTACTTTTTGAAGGCatattggtgttttattttcctgAGGTCAGGAAgctctttcacatgaaattatttgttgACACAGACTCTGACACTAGATTGGCCAGAAGAG TTCCAAGAGACATCAAAGAAAGGGGCAGGGATTTGGATCAAGTGCTCAATCAATATATGAACTTTGTTAAACCTGCTTTTGAAGAATTCTGTTCACCA acaaaaaagtttgctGATGTTATTATTCCTAGAGGGGCTGATAACCACG TGGCTATCGATCTTATCGTCCACCATATCAAGGACAAAATACAGGGGAGACCTCGAGAGAATGGAGTGTGCGCTAATATTCAAAAGCACTAG
- the LOC136338681 gene encoding cubilin, whose protein sequence is MASDNRHTSKGRVVLSIFCLQAIFIQFIIGCHQTFVSRPGGPMNGTFTGPEFTNPRGHTVSCVYTFLGGPGQRVQIRFDTFRLRGSPPDGAAVGDLPTCVHEYMDIYSEVTQPEQSELVNSPFGGRYCGPIPPRTRVSFYRTLAFSFHSDKNASVPDLFSGRYTFINDSEFEIGAPTGAGPCNFLVKGAAKHTGSLVSPTYPGAYPKNMYCSYQFLGIPGERVRLEFRDFDLFYGGPHCPFDFVRVYDGPNNSSAIIGTYCGQQRNLVIYSSESTLYVTFVTLKRTANTQNRGFKGIFEFSNSFTKLDFISKNDGEHIRGTECDQRIFSKKESNGFVFSPNYPFPYMPKLVCRYFIYGMQNAQYLERVRLEFLMFEIPKGNKGDCSDGYLKIYLKGQETVDAYDKFDHELCGEEAKPVTMVSDGPRLLMVFSSGEMMGRGFKANYTFETEYRIPGTAAPDGSCSFTYRSTSKKKGEFNSPRYPTNYPSFTNCTYYFLATDNEQVTLVFDNFKIRADNVNDSLGSYGAEICQEDWLEIYNIYRDGSEIIIGRYCHVSAPGPVESNRGAIGLKVILHADDTNVASGFKARYSFEVAKSIFGDCGANVSSSDSGQILSPNYPKKYDAPKFNQASKSCNWYISVKPQHRILVVFDKFATEGKPNERGCPAAVLRIWTDTSAPGEELCGEKGATEKWEFISTSNQMRLSFITADKAVGYAGFRAYWTEVLDGPSCDEFQCQKNLFCIPFHLKCNNIPNCGALDDSDEKDCQPPEEPQAPFRLSWVAIMGAILLGLICFCVICHRKRRRRRERERAMRRSIHIPVAIPGTSRQQVPHFCEELGERFASVDSV, encoded by the exons GTTGCCATCAAACATTCGTGAGTCGTCCTGGAGGTCCTATGAACGGCACATTCACAGGACCGGAGTTCACAAACCCTCGGGGTCACACAGTCAGCTGTGTGTACACGTTTTTAGGTGGCCCGGGCCAAAGAGTCCAAATAAGGTTCGATACGTTCCGACTGAGAGGTTCCCCGCCAGA TGGAGCCGCAGTCGGAGACCTCCCTAC ATGCGTGCACGAGTACATGGACATCTACTCGGAGGTGACGCAACCCGAACAGAGCGAGCTAGTCAACTCGCCCTTCGGTGGACGCTACTGCGGCCCCATCCCTCCCCGCACCAGGGTATCATTCTACAGGACCCTCGCTTTCTCCTTCCATTCGGATAAGAACGCATCAGTGCCCGACCTGTTCTCTGGACGGTATACCTTTATTAACGACT CCGAATTCGAAATAGGCGCCCCAACGGGAGCGGGGCCATGCAACTTCCTGGTGAAAGGTGCCGCCAAACATACAGGCAGTTTAGTGTCCCCCACGTACCCGGGCGCATACCCCAAGAACATGTACTGCTCTTATCAGTTCCTAGGCATCCCCGGAGAACGCGTTAGATTGGAATTTAGGGATTTCGACTTGTTTTACGGGGGTCCACA CTGTCCATTTGATTTCGTGCGCGTCTATGACGGACCCAACAACTCGTCGGCCATCATCGGCACGTATTGTGGTCAACAGCGTAATCTGGTGATCTATTCGTCGGAGTCGACGCTCTACGTTACATTTGTCACTTTAAAACGCACTGCCAATACTCAAAATAGAGGTTTTAAAGGGATTTTTGAGTTTTCTAACTCTTTTACCAAACTAG attttataAGTAAAAACGATGGAGAGCACATACGGGGGACAGAGTGCGACCAGCGGATCTTTAGCAAAAAGGAATCCAACGGCTTTGTCTTTAGCCCCAACTACCCGTTCCCATATATGCCTAAACTAGTCTGTAGATATTTTATCTACGGTATGCAAAATGCTCAATATTTAGAAAGGGTCCGATTGGAATTCTTAATGTTCGAAATTCCCAAAGGGAATAAGGGAGA TTGCTCCGATGGCTATCTGAAAATATACCTAAAAGGGCAAGAAACTGTAGACGCCTATGATAAGTTCGACCATGAGCTGTGCGGCGAAGAGGCCAAGCCTGTAACCATGGTCTCAGATGGACCGCGATTGTTGATGGTGTTCAGTTCGGGAGAAATGATGGGTCGAGGCTTTAAAGCTAACTATACATTTGAGACTG AATACCGAATCCCAGGTACGGCGGCTCCTGATGGCTCATGTTCGTTCACGTATCGCAGCACCTCGAAGAAGAAAGGAGAATTCAATTCCCCCCGCTACCCCACTAACTACCCTAGTTTCACCAACTGCACCTACTACTTCCTTGCCACCGATAACGAGCAAGTGACCCTggtttttgacaattttaaaataagggCAGATAATGTTAATGATAGTCTTGGCTCCTATGG AGCTGAAATATGCCAAGAAGACTGGTTAGAGATATACAACATATACAGGGATGGTAGCGAAATAATTATCGGACGGTACTGCCACGTGTCGGCTCCGGGCCCGGTGGAGTCTAATCGAGGAGCGATAGGGCTGAAAGTTATCCTGCATGCTGACGACACCAATGTTGCCAGTGGATTTAAGGCGAGGTACAGCTTCGAAGTGGCCAAGTCCATATTTGGAGACTGTGGAG CTAACGTGAGCAGTTCCGACAGTGGCCAAATACTGAGTCCGAATTACCCTAAAAAGTACGACGCCCCCAAATTTAACCAGGCCTCGAAAAGCTGCAACTGGTACATCAGTGTTAAACCCCAACATAGAATTCTGGTGGTATTTGACAAATTTGCAACTGAAGGGAAACCAAATG AACGCGGATGTCCAGCGGCAGTCCTAAGAATATGGACAGACACTTCCGCTCCTGGTGAAGAACTTTGCGGGGAAAAAGGTGCTACcgaaaaatgggaatttattTCAACGTCCAATCAAATGCGACTAAG CTTTATCACCGCTGATAAGGCAGTGGGATATGCAGGCTTTCGAGCTTACTGGACAGAAGTGCTAGATGGACCCTCTTGCGATGAATTCCAATGCCAAAAGAATCTCTTTTGTATACCGTTTCATCTGAAGTGCAACAATATCCCCAATTGTGGAGCCTTAGATGATTCAGATGAAAAAGACT GCCAACCTCCGGAGGAACCTCAAGCTCCCTTTCGATTGTCCTGGGTGGCTATCATGGGCGCCATTTTGTTAGGTCTTATATGTTTCTGTGTCATCTGCCATAGGAAAAGGCGACGGCGTAGGGAAAGGGAAAGGGCGATGAGACGCAGCATACATATACCG GTAGCCATTCCAGGAACTTCCAGACAACAGGTGCCCCATTTCTGCGAGGAGCTGGGCGAACGATTCGCGTCCGTCGATAGTGTCTGA
- the LSm1 gene encoding U6 snRNA-associated Sm-like protein LSm1 yields MNKPELEGTAHLLDELDKKLMVLLRDGRTLIGYLRSVDQFANLVLHRTIERIHVGKEYGDIPRGVFIVRGENVVLLGEIDTEKEDKIPLTEVSVDEILDAQRKEQESKVEKHRLITKSLKERGLQISADLVHDDLY; encoded by the exons atgaacaaaccTGAATTGGAAGGAACAGCTCATTTACTTGACGAATTGGATA AAAAACTCATGGTACTGCTACGAGATGGTAGGACATTGATAGGCTACTTACGCAGTGTGGATCAGTTTGCCAATCTAGTATTACATAGAACTATTGAACGCATCCATGTTGGAAAGGAATATGGAGACATCCCTAGAGGGGTTTTTATTGTTAGAGGTGAAAATGTTGTGCTACTGGGAGAAATT GACACTGAAAAAGAAGACAAAATACCACTTACTGAAGTATCAGTGGATGAGATTCTGGATGCACAAAGGAAAGAACAAGaatcaaaagtggaaaaacatAGGCTTATAACAAAATCTCTCAAAGAACGAGGACTTCAAATAAGTGCAGATTTAGTTCATGATGATTTATACTGA
- the Uck gene encoding uridine-cytidine kinase isoform X1: MSDCKINGVPKLNGMEPHTPFLIGVSGGTASGKSTVCKRIMEKLGQAAIDNKQRQVVCISQDSFYRELTPFEIAKAEKGQFNFDHPDAFNETLIKDTLTDILAGKMVHIPTYDYKNHTLKKDEVLTIYPADVVLFEGILVFYFPEVRKLFHMKLFVDTDSDTRLARRVPRDIKERGRDLDQVLNQYMNFVKPAFEEFCSPTKKFADVIIPRGADNHVAIDLIVQHIRELLSNKNRSSEEGSSPLVRLHTTSSQSPSKKVTINGEGVVKRPH; the protein is encoded by the exons ATGAGCGATTGTAAAATAAATGGTGTGCCTAAATTGAACGGAATGGAGCCACATACTCCTTTTTTAATCGGAGTCTCTGGAGGTACGGCAAGTGGCAAG AGTACAGTTTGTaaaagaataatggaaaaactaGGACAAGCTGCTATTGACAATAAACAGCGGCAAGTAGTTTGCATATCACAGGACAGCTTTTATCGAGAATTGACACCATTTGAAATTGCCAAAGCTGAAAAAGGTCAATTTAACTTTGATCATCCTGATgcatttaatgaaactttgatAAAAGATACTTTAACTGATATTTTGGCTGGAAAAATGGTCCATATTCCTACTTATGACTACAAAAATCATACTTT gaaaaaagATGAAGTTCTTACAATTTACCCTGCTGATGTTGTACTTTTTGAAGGCatattggtgttttattttcctgAGGTCAGGAAgctctttcacatgaaattatttgttgACACAGACTCTGACACTAGATTGGCCAGAAGAG TTCCAAGAGACATCAAAGAAAGGGGCAGGGATTTGGATCAAGTGCTCAATCAATATATGAACTTTGTTAAACCTGCTTTTGAAGAATTCTGTTCACCA acaaaaaagtttgctGATGTTATTATTCCTAGAGGGGCTGATAACCACG TTGCCATTGATCTCATTGTTCAGCATATCCGAGAACTGCTTTCCAACAAGAACCGCAGTTCTGAAGAAGGTTCCTCACCGCTCGTGAGGCTGCATACCACTTCATCTCAGTCCCCTTCAAAGAAAGTCACCATTAATGGCGAAGGAGTCGTCAAAAGGCCGCATTAA
- the ubl gene encoding ubiquitin-like protein 5 has translation MIEITCNDRLGKKVRVKCNPDDTVGDLKKLIAAQTGTKWDKIVLKKWYTTFKDHIQLQDYEIHDGMNLELYYQ, from the exons atgattgaaataaCCTGCAATGACAGATTGGGCAAGAAGGTGAGGGTGAAATGCAACCCTGATGATACCGTGGGGGATTTGAAGAAACTCATAGCAGCTCAAACTGGAACGAAATGGGATAAAATCGTACTAAAGAAATGGTATACCACCTTTAAGGACCATATACAACTGCAAGATT ATGAAATTCATGACGGCATGAACCTAGAACTTTACTACCAATAG